In Microbacterium galbinum, a single window of DNA contains:
- a CDS encoding VOC family protein — protein MKISIHYAFLPHTDADAALAFYRDALGFEVRNDVGYDGMRWLTVGPANQPETSIVLHPPATDPGLTDDERRTVLELIAKGSYGALTLASDDLDALFERLVESGADVVQEPMDQPYGVRDCAFRDPSGNLLRINQAG, from the coding sequence ATGAAGATCAGCATCCACTACGCCTTCCTCCCGCACACAGACGCCGACGCGGCTCTCGCCTTCTATCGCGACGCCCTCGGCTTCGAGGTGCGCAACGACGTCGGATACGACGGCATGCGCTGGCTCACCGTCGGTCCCGCGAACCAGCCGGAGACCTCGATCGTGCTCCACCCGCCGGCGACCGACCCCGGTCTGACCGACGACGAGCGCCGCACGGTGCTCGAGCTCATCGCGAAGGGCAGCTACGGGGCGCTCACGCTCGCCAGCGACGACCTCGACGCCCTCTTCGAGCGGCTCGTCGAGAGCGGCGCCGACGTCGTGCAGGAGCCGATGGATCAGCCGTACGGCGTGCGCGACTGCGCCTTCCGCGACCCCTCGGGCAACCTGCTCCGTATCAACCAAGCCGGCTGA
- a CDS encoding helix-turn-helix transcriptional regulator, whose amino-acid sequence MRRCGASWQDLHVTPDVDARLRELVSMRKVRDRIDRDYAKPLDVEALAAGVHLSVGHLSRRFRETYGESPYSYLMTRRIERAMALLRRGDRSVTEVCFEVGCSSLGTFSSRFTELVGVPPSVYRERAAHVDGIPVFQAKQVTRPIRNREAPPRDAHLA is encoded by the coding sequence ATGCGCCGATGCGGGGCGTCATGGCAGGATCTACACGTGACTCCCGACGTGGATGCTCGCCTGCGCGAGCTGGTGTCGATGCGTAAGGTGCGGGACCGCATCGACCGCGACTACGCGAAGCCTCTCGACGTGGAGGCTCTCGCTGCCGGGGTGCACCTGTCTGTCGGGCACCTCAGCCGCCGGTTCCGGGAGACCTACGGCGAGTCTCCGTACTCGTATCTCATGACGCGCCGGATCGAGCGGGCGATGGCTCTGCTCCGGCGCGGGGACCGTTCGGTCACCGAGGTGTGCTTCGAAGTCGGCTGCTCGTCGCTGGGCACGTTCAGCAGTCGTTTCACGGAGCTGGTGGGTGTCCCACCCAGCGTGTACCGTGAACGCGCCGCCCACGTCGACGGGATCCCCGTCTTCCAGGCCAAGCAGGTCACCCGGCCGATCAGGAATCGAGAAGCGCCGCCCCGCGACGCCCACCTAGCGTGA
- a CDS encoding HdeD family acid-resistance protein — translation MSAPLSEAKSLFKSIRITLAVSGVLALIAGIVLLVWPVKSAVVVTAIFAAYLVVAGLVYIGLGIFSGARGGWSRVGHILLGLLYIVAGIIAFANLGAAAAALAFVVVIFIGISWIVDGVVALSLLGQDGSRVWTLLYALLSIVAGIIVLFSPLVAGFAFWLILGISLVALGIVQIVRAITLGKDAKEFTAAVQEDAAH, via the coding sequence ATGTCCGCACCACTCTCCGAAGCGAAATCGCTGTTCAAGTCGATCCGCATCACGCTCGCCGTCTCGGGCGTCCTCGCCCTCATCGCCGGCATCGTGCTGCTGGTCTGGCCCGTGAAGTCCGCCGTCGTCGTCACGGCGATCTTCGCCGCCTACCTCGTCGTCGCGGGTCTCGTCTACATCGGCCTCGGCATCTTCTCGGGCGCCCGCGGCGGCTGGTCGCGCGTCGGGCACATCCTCCTCGGCCTGCTCTACATCGTCGCCGGCATCATCGCCTTCGCGAACCTCGGCGCGGCCGCGGCTGCTCTCGCCTTCGTCGTCGTCATCTTCATCGGCATCAGCTGGATCGTCGACGGCGTGGTGGCCCTGAGCCTGCTCGGTCAGGACGGCTCGCGCGTGTGGACCCTCCTGTACGCGCTCCTCAGCATCGTGGCCGGGATCATCGTGCTGTTCTCGCCGCTCGTGGCCGGGTTCGCTTTCTGGCTGATCCTCGGCATCTCGCTCGTCGCGCTCGGCATCGTGCAGATCGTCCGGGCCATCACGCTCGGAAAGGACGCCAAGGAGTTCACGGCCGCCGTCCAGGAGGACGCCGCGCACTGA
- a CDS encoding SDR family oxidoreductase, with the protein MTAVLPAGSLDGKVALVTGSSRGIGADTVRYLAEAGADVVINFRNKAPRAEKLAGELRELGRRALVVGADLTDPASVAAMFDAVTNEYGRLDVLVLNASGGMESGMAEDYALALNRDAQLNVLRAAEPLLGEGARVVFVTSHQAHFIRTTPTMPEYEPVALSKRAGEDALRELIPGLAEKGIGFTVVSGDMIEGTITATLLERANPGAIAERRESAGKLYNVSEFAAEVAQAAVDPVPADNTRLVGDVSAFVAE; encoded by the coding sequence GTGACCGCTGTTCTTCCCGCAGGATCTCTCGACGGCAAGGTCGCCCTTGTCACCGGCTCGTCGCGGGGGATCGGCGCCGACACCGTGCGCTACCTGGCGGAGGCCGGGGCGGATGTCGTCATCAACTTCCGCAACAAGGCCCCGCGCGCCGAGAAGCTCGCCGGTGAGCTGCGCGAGCTCGGACGCCGCGCGCTCGTCGTCGGTGCCGACCTGACCGACCCCGCGTCGGTCGCGGCGATGTTCGACGCCGTCACCAACGAATACGGTCGTCTCGACGTGCTCGTGCTGAACGCCTCCGGCGGCATGGAATCCGGCATGGCCGAGGACTACGCCCTCGCGCTCAACCGCGACGCGCAGCTCAACGTGCTCCGCGCAGCCGAACCGCTCCTGGGCGAGGGCGCGCGCGTGGTCTTCGTGACGAGCCACCAGGCGCACTTCATCCGTACCACCCCGACCATGCCCGAGTACGAGCCGGTCGCTCTGTCGAAGCGCGCCGGCGAGGATGCGCTGCGTGAGCTCATTCCCGGCCTCGCCGAGAAGGGCATCGGCTTCACGGTCGTCTCCGGCGACATGATCGAGGGCACGATCACGGCGACGCTGCTCGAGCGTGCGAACCCCGGAGCGATCGCCGAGCGTCGCGAATCCGCGGGCAAGCTCTACAACGTCTCGGAGTTCGCGGCCGAGGTCGCTCAGGCGGCCGTCGATCCCGTCCCCGCCGACAACACCCGCCTCGTCGGCGACGTGAGCGCGTTCGTCGCCGAGTAG
- a CDS encoding NfeD family protein, which produces MDTVSTFVQFIDQWAWIGWLVLIAAFLVIEMLTLDFTFLMLSFGSAIGLLTDLVGIPVWAQVIVAAAAAALFILFLRPPLLRRLRRGEDPTKSNVDALLDLRGTALHDITQISGQVKLSNGDTWTARSATPVPIPQGSPIAVTAINGATAIVRPVND; this is translated from the coding sequence ATGGACACCGTCTCGACTTTCGTACAGTTCATCGACCAATGGGCCTGGATCGGCTGGCTGGTCCTGATCGCCGCGTTCCTCGTGATCGAGATGCTCACGCTCGATTTCACGTTCCTGATGCTCAGCTTCGGCAGCGCCATCGGTCTGCTCACCGATCTGGTCGGCATCCCGGTCTGGGCGCAGGTGATCGTCGCCGCGGCAGCCGCGGCGCTGTTCATCCTCTTCCTGCGACCGCCGCTTCTCCGGCGGCTGCGGCGCGGCGAGGATCCGACCAAGTCGAACGTCGATGCTCTCCTCGACCTCCGGGGAACCGCACTCCACGACATCACGCAGATCTCCGGACAGGTCAAGCTCAGCAACGGCGACACCTGGACCGCTCGCTCCGCCACGCCCGTACCGATCCCCCAGGGATCGCCGATCGCCGTGACGGCGATCAACGGCGCCACCGCCATCGTCCGTCCCGTCAACGACTAG
- a CDS encoding SPFH domain-containing protein has translation MNDASFIPTAILWILAIAVIIFVVVTVARSIRIIPQATAGVVERLGRYHKTLTPGLNILVPFIDRLRPLIDMREQVVSFPPQPVITEDNLVVSIDTVVYFQVTDARAATYEIANYLGAVEQLTTTTLRNVVGGLNLEEALTSRDNINGQLRVVLDEATGKWGIRVGRVELKAIDPPISIQDSMEKQMRAERDRRAAILTAEGTKQSAILEAEGARQAEILRAEGDKQAAVLRAQGEAEAIQNVFTAIHQGAPDDKLLAYQYLQMLPKISEGQSNKLWIIPSELTEALKGIGSAFTPKPGQAPTPPPGV, from the coding sequence GTGAACGACGCCTCGTTCATCCCCACCGCGATCCTCTGGATCCTCGCGATCGCGGTCATCATCTTCGTGGTGGTGACCGTCGCGCGTTCCATCCGCATCATTCCGCAGGCCACGGCCGGGGTCGTGGAACGGCTCGGCCGTTATCACAAGACCCTCACCCCCGGTCTGAACATCCTGGTGCCGTTCATCGACCGACTGCGCCCCCTGATCGACATGCGCGAGCAGGTCGTCTCTTTCCCGCCCCAGCCCGTGATCACCGAGGACAACCTGGTCGTCTCCATCGACACCGTCGTCTACTTCCAGGTGACGGATGCCCGGGCCGCGACCTACGAGATCGCGAACTACCTCGGCGCCGTCGAGCAGCTCACGACCACGACGCTCCGTAACGTCGTCGGTGGACTCAACCTCGAAGAGGCGCTCACGAGCCGCGACAACATCAACGGTCAGCTGCGCGTCGTCCTCGACGAGGCGACCGGCAAGTGGGGCATCCGCGTGGGCCGCGTCGAGCTGAAGGCGATCGATCCGCCCATCTCGATCCAGGACTCGATGGAGAAGCAGATGCGCGCCGAGCGTGACCGTCGCGCCGCGATCCTCACCGCTGAGGGAACGAAGCAGTCCGCGATCCTCGAGGCCGAAGGTGCACGTCAGGCCGAGATCCTCCGCGCGGAGGGCGACAAGCAGGCCGCGGTCCTGCGAGCGCAGGGTGAGGCGGAGGCCATTCAGAACGTCTTCACGGCGATCCACCAGGGCGCCCCCGACGACAAGCTGCTCGCCTACCAGTACCTGCAGATGCTGCCGAAGATCAGCGAAGGTCAGTCCAACAAGCTGTGGATCATCCCGAGCGAACTCACGGAAGCACTCAAGGGCATCGGCAGTGCGTTCACGCCGAAGCCCGGTCAGGCACCGACTCCCCCGCCGGGCGTGTGA
- a CDS encoding glycerophosphodiester phosphodiesterase family protein → MTHPYFAKARHPRVLAHRGLVTAAGEDSGVWENTAAAFAAAHAAGVEYVETDCQVTADGDVVLFHDATLERLTGGDRRAVREVRTRDLVRLFADHGGLLTVAEALDLFPTVRFNIDVKTAAAAEPLGPILADHTHRTLVTSFSDAHRRATVAAVLRAGAALRPATSGGSRTIATVRALSVLRLSPARVLRDIDALQIPERQGPLTVLTPALLRAAHARGVEVHVWTVNDAAEMNRLIALGVDGIVSDRADLALDTLSPS, encoded by the coding sequence GTGACGCACCCGTACTTCGCGAAGGCACGGCATCCCCGAGTCCTCGCCCACCGTGGTCTCGTGACCGCGGCGGGCGAGGACTCGGGCGTCTGGGAGAACACCGCCGCAGCCTTCGCCGCTGCGCACGCCGCCGGGGTGGAGTACGTCGAGACCGACTGCCAGGTAACGGCCGACGGCGACGTGGTGCTCTTCCACGACGCGACCCTCGAGCGGTTGACCGGCGGCGACCGCCGAGCAGTCCGGGAGGTGCGCACCCGCGACCTCGTCCGTCTCTTCGCCGATCACGGCGGCCTCCTCACGGTCGCCGAGGCCCTAGACCTGTTCCCGACCGTGCGCTTCAACATCGACGTGAAGACCGCCGCCGCGGCGGAGCCCCTCGGGCCGATCCTCGCCGATCACACGCATCGGACCCTCGTGACGAGCTTTTCCGATGCCCACCGGCGCGCGACCGTCGCCGCCGTCCTCCGCGCGGGCGCCGCGCTTCGCCCCGCGACATCGGGGGGAAGCCGAACCATCGCGACGGTGCGCGCGCTGTCCGTCCTGCGCCTCTCCCCCGCACGGGTGCTCCGCGACATCGACGCCCTGCAAATCCCCGAGCGGCAAGGGCCGTTGACCGTGCTCACTCCCGCGCTGCTCCGCGCCGCGCATGCTCGGGGCGTCGAGGTGCATGTGTGGACCGTGAACGATGCCGCGGAGATGAACCGACTCATCGCCCTCGGCGTCGATGGGATCGTCTCGGATCGCGCCGACCTCGCCCTCGACACGCTGTCGCCCTCATAA
- a CDS encoding RNA polymerase-binding protein RbpA — protein sequence MADRSLRGIRLGAQSLQSEEGVVFMERRETTYTCDTCGHVTNLMFAADAEPPQTWECRSCGADARLNVDGQAVTLEATDEKAARTHWDMLLERRTRAELEELLEERLAFIRARRGAGEDPTREKIGA from the coding sequence ATGGCAGATCGCAGCCTGCGCGGCATCCGACTCGGCGCCCAGAGCCTACAGAGCGAAGAGGGCGTCGTTTTCATGGAGCGCCGTGAGACCACCTATACCTGTGACACATGCGGCCACGTCACGAACCTGATGTTCGCGGCCGACGCCGAGCCGCCCCAGACCTGGGAATGCCGCTCCTGCGGTGCCGACGCCCGACTCAACGTCGACGGCCAGGCCGTGACGCTCGAGGCGACCGACGAAAAGGCCGCCCGCACCCACTGGGACATGCTGCTGGAGCGCCGCACGCGCGCCGAGCTCGAAGAACTGCTCGAGGAGCGCCTCGCCTTCATCCGCGCGCGCCGCGGAGCCGGTGAGGACCCGACGCGGGAGAAGATCGGGGCCTAA